One window from the genome of bacterium encodes:
- a CDS encoding DHA2 family efflux MFS transporter permease subunit: MAVRAGAASPGIGAEGARGTNKWLVTSSILLGSIMATIDTSVVNIALIHMQATFGATIQDVTWVTTSYLITVALVMPLTAWLSSVVGRKRMYMFSVIIFTGASALCGFSRTLGQLIAFRVLQGLGGGALQPVAQAIMRETFPLREQAQAMGFFGMVVLLGPALGPTLGGYLVDNYSWPWIFFVNLPVGALSLFMVSQFIVDPSYMRARGLQKVDAVGIGLLVVGLTTLLTMLEQGERDGWFGSPFILGLATAAAVTLAAFIVWELMIPAPVVNLRILKDTSFAAGTLIIGVLGVALFGGLILLPLFLQNLLGYDATQSGLALMPRSLVMVAMMPIAGALYNRLGVYIMAPIGLLLAAASTFLMARFTLDTGPVQILIPQLGQGLAFAFIFVSISTTALSTIPRHQMQAATGLYNLVRQLGGSLGTAVVVTLVDHKTTTASANLVRYASTSNPTFMRWWQTFQGGFAGQGIDQGRAHLQALAVLAQAIAHQAAVVAFNYAFAMIAILFLCCLPLVLLLRRGERPDEPVPAAE; encoded by the coding sequence GTGGCCGTCCGGGCCGGCGCGGCCTCTCCCGGGATCGGGGCCGAGGGCGCCCGCGGCACCAACAAATGGCTCGTCACCTCATCGATCCTGCTCGGCTCGATCATGGCCACGATCGACACCAGCGTCGTGAACATCGCCCTCATCCACATGCAGGCGACGTTTGGGGCGACGATCCAGGACGTCACCTGGGTCACCACGTCCTACCTCATCACCGTGGCGCTCGTGATGCCGCTCACGGCGTGGCTCTCCTCCGTGGTCGGTCGGAAGCGGATGTACATGTTCTCGGTGATCATCTTCACCGGCGCGTCGGCGCTGTGCGGGTTCTCCCGTACCCTCGGGCAGCTCATCGCCTTCCGCGTGCTCCAGGGGTTGGGCGGCGGAGCCCTGCAGCCGGTGGCGCAGGCGATCATGCGCGAGACCTTCCCCCTTCGGGAGCAGGCGCAGGCGATGGGGTTTTTCGGCATGGTCGTGCTGCTGGGCCCGGCGCTGGGGCCGACGCTGGGGGGGTACCTGGTCGACAACTACTCCTGGCCGTGGATCTTCTTCGTCAATCTGCCGGTGGGGGCGCTCTCCCTGTTCATGGTCTCGCAGTTTATCGTCGATCCTTCCTATATGCGGGCCCGGGGGCTGCAGAAGGTCGACGCTGTGGGGATCGGCCTGCTGGTCGTCGGGCTGACCACGCTTCTGACGATGCTGGAGCAGGGTGAACGCGACGGGTGGTTCGGCAGTCCATTCATCCTCGGCCTGGCGACGGCGGCGGCGGTGACGCTCGCGGCGTTCATCGTGTGGGAGCTGATGATCCCCGCCCCCGTGGTCAACCTGCGGATCCTCAAGGATACCTCGTTTGCCGCCGGGACGCTGATCATCGGGGTGTTGGGGGTGGCGCTGTTCGGCGGGTTAATCCTGCTGCCCCTCTTCCTGCAGAATCTACTGGGGTACGATGCGACGCAGTCGGGGCTGGCCCTGATGCCCCGGTCCCTGGTGATGGTGGCCATGATGCCGATCGCCGGTGCGCTCTATAACCGGCTTGGCGTCTACATCATGGCGCCGATCGGGTTGTTGCTGGCGGCGGCGTCCACGTTCCTGATGGCGCGGTTCACGCTGGACACGGGGCCGGTGCAGATCCTGATCCCGCAGCTCGGGCAGGGGCTGGCCTTCGCGTTCATCTTCGTCTCGATCTCGACGACCGCCCTCTCCACCATCCCCCGGCACCAGATGCAGGCGGCAACCGGGTTGTACAATCTCGTCCGGCAGCTCGGCGGCAGCCTCGGCACCGCGGTTGTCGTCACCCTCGTGGACCACAAGACGACGACGGCCAGCGCAAACCTCGTCCGGTACGCCTCCACGTCCAACCCTACGTTCATGCGGTGGTGGCAGACGTTTCAGGGTGGGTTTGCCGGGCAGGGGATCGACCAGGGGCGGGCCCATCTCCAGGCGCTGGCCGTGCTCGCGCAGGCGATTGCCCACCAGGCCGCTGTCGTCGCGTTCAATTATGCCTTTGCGATGATCGCCATCCTTTTCCTCTGCTGCCTGCCCCTGGTGCTGCTGCTCCGCCGCGGCGAACGCCCCGACGAGCCGGTGCCCGCCGCGGAATAG
- a CDS encoding HlyD family secretion protein produces MADEPVEAQTKEIGRGARPGTEQPIARPAARDGAGADGTAAKTTMVDAGLESLRPRWRTQRIVFIGLAVVALVLIGAGVAYWRTNAGLVKTDNAQTGGDIAPISARISGIVVAVDVQENAAVKAGAVLVELDPTDDNLALAGAKAQLAAARAQVEAMRAALAAQGEQFRTAVLAARAALQATTPHLPQAQAQLRMSGQTSPAQIAQARAQVTTAQANVQAAKSDLDTAGRTANRDRTLLAQGAISAQQVDIDTATFESSKARYQAALDGLRQARDALVSAEASQEQVAVARQNVEVQRGQISQAQAQVEQAAAGGALVQQKARELAVAEANVASAAAAVEAAEVNVGRTKIRAPEDGWVTNRTVEIGQVIQPNQPLLSLTLAHHLWVVANVKETQLGAVRVGEPVRITIDAFRRRTFRGTVESIGSTTGSTTALLPPDNATGNFVKVVQLVPVRVALRLGKDDPPLQIGLSCEVSIDTRPGAR; encoded by the coding sequence ATGGCTGACGAGCCGGTGGAGGCACAGACCAAGGAGATCGGCCGCGGCGCGCGCCCCGGGACGGAGCAGCCCATCGCTCGGCCCGCGGCGCGGGACGGCGCCGGTGCGGACGGAACCGCCGCTAAGACCACGATGGTGGATGCCGGGTTGGAATCCCTCCGGCCTCGGTGGCGAACACAGCGCATCGTGTTCATCGGGCTCGCGGTGGTGGCGCTGGTGCTGATCGGCGCGGGCGTCGCCTATTGGCGGACGAACGCCGGGCTGGTCAAGACCGATAACGCCCAGACCGGCGGCGACATCGCACCGATCAGCGCGCGAATTTCGGGGATCGTCGTCGCCGTGGACGTGCAGGAGAACGCGGCCGTGAAGGCGGGCGCCGTGCTCGTCGAGCTCGATCCAACCGACGACAATCTCGCGCTGGCCGGGGCGAAGGCACAGCTGGCCGCGGCTCGCGCCCAGGTCGAGGCGATGCGGGCGGCGCTGGCCGCGCAGGGGGAGCAGTTTCGCACGGCGGTCCTCGCGGCCCGGGCCGCCCTGCAGGCCACGACCCCGCATCTGCCGCAGGCTCAGGCTCAACTGCGGATGAGCGGGCAGACGAGCCCCGCGCAGATCGCTCAGGCTCGAGCGCAGGTGACGACGGCGCAGGCGAACGTCCAGGCCGCAAAGTCCGATCTCGACACCGCCGGCAGAACGGCGAACCGAGACCGGACGCTGCTCGCCCAGGGCGCGATCTCCGCGCAGCAGGTAGACATCGATACGGCGACCTTCGAATCCTCCAAGGCGCGCTATCAGGCCGCGCTGGACGGCCTGCGTCAGGCCCGCGACGCCCTGGTGTCCGCCGAAGCATCCCAGGAACAGGTCGCCGTCGCCCGCCAGAACGTGGAGGTGCAGCGGGGACAGATCTCACAGGCCCAGGCCCAGGTGGAGCAGGCCGCCGCCGGCGGGGCGCTCGTCCAGCAGAAGGCGCGGGAACTCGCCGTCGCGGAGGCCAACGTGGCCAGCGCCGCCGCGGCCGTCGAGGCGGCCGAGGTGAACGTGGGCCGCACCAAGATCCGTGCGCCGGAGGACGGGTGGGTGACGAACCGGACGGTGGAGATCGGCCAGGTGATCCAGCCGAACCAGCCGCTGCTGTCATTGACCCTAGCGCATCACCTTTGGGTCGTCGCCAACGTCAAGGAGACCCAACTCGGCGCCGTCCGCGTCGGGGAGCCGGTCCGGATCACCATCGACGCCTTTCGCCGTCGAACCTTCCGCGGCACCGTCGAGAGCATCGGGTCCACGACCGGATCGACGACCGCGCTGCTCCCGCCGGACAATGCCACCGGCAACTTCGTGAAGGTGGTTCAACTCGTGCCGGTGCGGGTCGCCCTGCGGCTTGGGAAAGACGATCCCCCACTGCAGATCGGCCTGTCCTGCGAGGTTTCGATCGATACTCGGCCGGGGGCGCGCTAA
- a CDS encoding MerR family transcriptional regulator: MNKPVQDGSPADSGVQCRMEEVVRRTGLTPRAIRYYEEFGLLHPSGRTAGGFRLFTEGDIALLMRINELQTLLGFSLAEVKQTLHVDSMLAEVREAYFGTSDPNTRLALLDQAFGLIQSQIRIIDERMVRLAKLREEQLERLSRVRGRRAELGAADETASAGATGLPQAGAHNG, encoded by the coding sequence ATGAACAAACCCGTTCAGGACGGATCCCCGGCCGACTCCGGGGTGCAGTGCCGGATGGAGGAGGTGGTCCGGCGCACCGGGCTCACCCCCCGGGCCATCCGGTACTACGAGGAGTTCGGACTCCTTCACCCCTCGGGGAGGACCGCCGGGGGCTTCCGCCTGTTCACGGAGGGGGACATCGCGCTCCTCATGCGGATCAACGAGCTGCAGACGCTGCTCGGCTTCTCCCTCGCGGAGGTCAAGCAGACACTGCACGTGGATTCCATGCTGGCGGAGGTCCGGGAGGCGTACTTCGGGACCTCGGATCCCAATACGCGCCTCGCGCTGCTGGACCAGGCCTTCGGCCTCATTCAATCGCAGATTCGGATCATCGACGAGCGTATGGTGCGGCTGGCCAAGCTGCGGGAGGAACAGCTGGAGCGGTTGAGCCGCGTCCGCGGGCGCCGGGCCGAGCTGGGGGCAGCGGACGAGACGGCATCGGCCGGGGCGACCGGGCTCCCGCAGGCGGGAGCCCACAATGGCTGA
- a CDS encoding YihY/virulence factor BrkB family protein produces the protein MDVRETAPAPPHTLVGPPTARRFVLSLVRAVEKFWEHGDLFAAAAISFYALFSLLPLVMLFLAGLQLFFPYQAVQRNLGRLFGMTANDVVLQTIRSAYAQEATLGWVGAIALILAAGGVFTALQVALDRVWECRGRFFHARYFIGVFTMAASLLIFLAMLIGTVFVFRLIRTTVVGEWLGWPRVPGRGAGNALTIATGLAQFGIFWIGYRFLPNAPVRWRDALPGAAIAAILWHAMAYVLAWYLGTIADYSTLYHSLSVIIALLVWIYGLTGSFMLGAEIVAQHTRWPQGRGGSLWQQPLPPPGQDPSAGR, from the coding sequence ATGGACGTCAGGGAGACCGCCCCCGCGCCTCCACACACACTGGTCGGGCCGCCCACCGCCCGTCGGTTCGTCCTCAGCCTGGTGCGTGCGGTTGAGAAGTTTTGGGAACACGGCGACCTTTTCGCGGCCGCCGCCATCAGCTTCTACGCGCTCTTCTCGCTCCTGCCGCTCGTGATGCTGTTCCTCGCCGGCCTCCAGCTGTTCTTCCCCTACCAGGCGGTCCAGCGGAACCTCGGGCGGCTGTTCGGCATGACGGCAAACGACGTGGTCCTCCAGACCATTAGGAGCGCCTACGCCCAGGAAGCGACGCTGGGCTGGGTGGGAGCGATCGCGCTGATCCTCGCCGCCGGCGGGGTGTTCACCGCACTTCAGGTCGCGCTGGACCGGGTCTGGGAGTGCCGGGGCCGGTTCTTCCACGCCCGGTACTTCATCGGGGTCTTTACGATGGCGGCCTCGCTGCTGATCTTCCTCGCGATGCTGATCGGCACGGTGTTCGTGTTCAGGCTGATCCGGACCACCGTCGTCGGGGAGTGGCTGGGGTGGCCGCGGGTACCCGGACGGGGCGCCGGGAACGCCCTGACCATCGCGACCGGGCTTGCACAGTTCGGGATCTTCTGGATCGGCTACCGGTTCCTGCCCAATGCCCCGGTCCGGTGGCGGGACGCGCTGCCGGGCGCGGCGATCGCCGCCATCCTGTGGCATGCGATGGCCTACGTGCTCGCCTGGTACCTGGGGACGATCGCCGACTACAGCACGCTTTACCACTCACTCAGCGTCATCATCGCCCTGCTGGTCTGGATCTACGGCTTGACCGGCAGCTTCATGCTCGGCGCGGAGATCGTGGCCCAGCACACGCGCTGGCCGCAGGGACGCGGCGGGTCGCTGTGGCAGCAGCCGCTGCCGCCGCCGGGGCAGGACCCGTCCGCCGGACGGTGA
- a CDS encoding EamA family transporter gives MAAARGAIADSRRRWLGIILNAASAVAYSTSGFFTRLLHFDAWPILFWRGLFAGVFIGGIIVWQQRRNAPAAFRAIGWPGAAAASLSTLATIMVINAFRRTSVADVTIISATAPFMTAALGWLWIRERESWTTLLAGTVALAGAIAMVGGAVSEGHLTGDLLAFGMTLCMAVMMLIIRKHRAPPMLPAACLSAFLCALIVWPVSSPGAAGPRDIVSLALFGTTQFGLGLLLLTLGARLVSATESALMGALEAPLGPLWVWLAFGETPSLTTWVGGTVIMGALAAHILTSSRPRTA, from the coding sequence GTGGCCGCCGCCAGGGGGGCGATCGCGGACAGCCGCCGGCGGTGGCTCGGCATCATCCTCAACGCGGCGTCCGCGGTCGCCTATAGCACCTCCGGCTTCTTCACCCGTTTGCTCCATTTCGATGCCTGGCCCATCCTGTTCTGGCGAGGGCTCTTTGCGGGCGTCTTCATCGGCGGCATCATCGTCTGGCAGCAGCGCCGAAACGCGCCAGCGGCCTTCCGGGCCATCGGATGGCCCGGGGCGGCGGCGGCGTCCCTCTCCACCCTCGCCACGATCATGGTCATCAACGCGTTCCGCCGCACATCGGTCGCCGATGTGACGATCATCTCCGCGACGGCTCCGTTCATGACCGCTGCGCTCGGCTGGCTCTGGATCCGGGAGCGCGAGAGCTGGACGACCCTGCTGGCGGGCACCGTGGCCCTGGCGGGGGCGATCGCGATGGTCGGGGGCGCCGTGTCGGAGGGTCACCTCACCGGCGACCTGCTGGCCTTCGGGATGACCCTCTGCATGGCGGTCATGATGCTCATCATCCGCAAGCACCGAGCCCCCCCGATGCTGCCCGCCGCGTGTCTCTCGGCCTTTCTGTGTGCGCTCATCGTCTGGCCGGTGTCGAGCCCGGGCGCCGCGGGTCCGAGGGACATCGTCTCGCTCGCGCTCTTCGGAACCACGCAGTTTGGGCTCGGCCTGCTGTTGCTGACGCTTGGAGCCCGACTGGTCTCCGCGACCGAATCGGCGTTAATGGGCGCCCTGGAGGCGCCGCTCGGCCCCCTCTGGGTTTGGCTCGCCTTCGGGGAAACGCCATCGCTCACCACCTGGGTAGGCGGCACCGTCATCATGGGCGCGCTCGCCGCGCACATTCTCACCAGCAGCCGGCCGCGCACCGCCTGA
- a CDS encoding carbon-nitrogen hydrolase family protein, whose translation MRIALGQLAASGRKEENLEAARQAVQAARRGGADLLLLPEVFMAFLTPRSDTVPAAVAEPLDGPFVSALADAARASRLHIGCGVWETAPGEGVRAYNTAVLLGPDGSLLLAYRKTHMYDAFAFRESDLSVAGDAAPRTVRTPLGVLGMLVCYELRFPELTRMLALDGAEVLLLPSAWIAGPRKEAHWTTLIGARAIENTIFVAAADQAGDGRVGCSALVDPMGITLAGGGEAPGLIFGDVDLGRIGQVRQKLPSLGQRREEIYAQRAPAERAASRR comes from the coding sequence ATGCGCATCGCGTTGGGACAGTTGGCCGCATCCGGGCGCAAGGAGGAAAACCTGGAGGCGGCACGGCAGGCGGTCCAGGCCGCTCGACGCGGAGGCGCCGACCTGTTGCTCCTGCCCGAAGTGTTCATGGCCTTCCTCACGCCCCGCTCGGACACCGTGCCGGCCGCCGTCGCGGAGCCGCTCGATGGTCCGTTCGTCTCGGCGCTGGCGGATGCGGCCCGTGCATCCCGGCTGCACATCGGGTGCGGCGTGTGGGAAACCGCCCCGGGGGAAGGCGTCCGCGCCTACAACACCGCCGTCCTGCTGGGGCCGGACGGGTCGCTGCTGCTCGCGTACCGAAAGACCCACATGTACGACGCATTTGCTTTTCGCGAGTCGGATCTGTCCGTGGCGGGCGACGCCGCACCCCGGACGGTTCGGACGCCGCTCGGCGTGCTCGGGATGCTCGTCTGCTACGAACTGCGGTTCCCCGAGCTCACGCGGATGCTGGCCCTCGATGGCGCCGAGGTGCTGTTGCTGCCCTCGGCGTGGATCGCCGGTCCGCGTAAAGAAGCGCACTGGACGACCCTCATCGGGGCCCGCGCGATCGAGAACACCATCTTTGTCGCCGCGGCCGATCAAGCGGGAGACGGGCGTGTGGGGTGCAGTGCCCTCGTCGATCCGATGGGCATCACGCTGGCCGGCGGCGGCGAAGCTCCCGGCCTGATCTTCGGGGACGTGGACCTCGGGCGGATCGGGCAGGTTCGACAGAAACTGCCGTCGCTGGGGCAGCGCCGAGAGGAGATCTACGCTCAGCGCGCTCCCGCCGAGCGCGCCGCCTCCCGGCGCTAG
- a CDS encoding branched-chain amino acid transaminase, producing MAPNHPKFVWFNGAVVPWDDAKVHVSTATVLRGANVFEGVRAYWNTDERELFIFRNDEHMVRLWNSSKIMRMGIPWTKEELTRAQIEVIRANAFEGTVWFRLTLYVGEGDDVWPPEQAPIGGFILPRLAPHSQGISEGIDSCISSWTRIGDTTVPPRVKAGANYHNARLAVMEARTNGYSGQPILLNERGKVSEGPGACFFMIRDGALITAPVTSNILESITRATVLELARDALRLHVVEREIDRTELYIADEAFFCGSGWEVTPVRSIDRYAIGKGQPGPITRRLQETYFSVAEGRVPQYRHWLTPVYHTVKTPA from the coding sequence ATGGCCCCCAATCATCCAAAATTTGTCTGGTTCAACGGCGCGGTCGTGCCCTGGGACGACGCGAAGGTCCACGTCTCGACCGCCACGGTGCTCCGCGGCGCCAACGTGTTCGAGGGCGTCCGCGCCTACTGGAACACCGACGAGCGCGAGCTGTTCATCTTCCGCAACGACGAGCACATGGTCCGGCTGTGGAACTCCTCGAAGATCATGCGGATGGGGATTCCGTGGACGAAGGAGGAACTCACCCGCGCGCAGATCGAGGTGATCCGGGCGAACGCCTTCGAGGGAACGGTGTGGTTCCGGCTCACGCTGTACGTGGGGGAGGGTGACGATGTCTGGCCGCCGGAGCAGGCGCCGATCGGGGGGTTCATCCTGCCCCGCCTGGCCCCGCACTCGCAGGGGATCAGCGAGGGGATCGATTCCTGCATCAGCAGCTGGACCCGGATCGGGGACACGACGGTGCCGCCCCGGGTCAAGGCAGGCGCGAACTATCACAACGCGCGACTGGCGGTGATGGAGGCGCGCACCAACGGGTACTCCGGCCAGCCGATCCTGCTCAACGAGCGGGGAAAGGTGTCCGAGGGGCCGGGGGCCTGTTTCTTCATGATCCGCGACGGCGCGCTGATCACGGCCCCGGTGACCTCCAACATTCTCGAGTCGATCACCCGAGCCACGGTGCTCGAGCTGGCCAGGGACGCGCTCCGGCTCCACGTCGTGGAGCGCGAGATCGACCGGACCGAACTCTACATTGCCGACGAGGCGTTCTTCTGCGGCAGCGGGTGGGAGGTCACTCCGGTCAGGTCGATCGACCGCTACGCGATCGGGAAGGGACAGCCGGGCCCGATCACCCGGCGGCTGCAGGAGACGTACTTCTCGGTGGCGGAGGGCCGGGTGCCGCAGTACCGGCACTGGCTCACGCCGGTGTACCACACGGTGAAGACCCCCGCGTAG